The following are encoded in a window of Nibricoccus aquaticus genomic DNA:
- the lysA gene encoding diaminopimelate decarboxylase — translation MHHFSYVGNNLHCESVDLATVAQLYGTPTYVYSAATLADNYTRLAKGLSGIDLQICYAMKANSNLAILRHFANLGAAFDLVSGGEIRRVLAAGADVKRSVFAGVGKTEPEIKLALENEVFAFHVESEPELARINHVAGKLGVKAPIAIRINPDVDAHTHAKITTGKSDNKFGIPLKFAAAAYEAAAKFPNIAIKGVQMHIGSQLTDVNPFVEAVSKVAPFVAELKAKYGITYFSIGGGIGIVYKDALASGQQSWWDNQPADKRPLTPEVYGAALLPLLKPLGLKILLEPGRNLVGNAGVLLSRVEYLKRGNGRNFLIVDAAMNDLVRPAMYESYHEIVPLHRDTTRPALVADIVGPICESGDCFAKERQLQQVGEGEYIAFMSGGAYGYAMASRYNTRGTAAEVLVKGSTFELVNARESFETIIANEKIPAFLK, via the coding sequence ATGCATCACTTCTCCTACGTCGGTAACAACCTCCACTGCGAATCCGTCGACCTCGCGACGGTCGCCCAGCTGTATGGGACGCCCACCTACGTCTATTCCGCCGCCACGCTGGCCGATAATTACACGCGCCTCGCGAAGGGCCTCTCCGGCATCGATCTCCAGATCTGCTACGCAATGAAGGCCAACTCCAACTTGGCCATCCTCCGTCACTTCGCGAACCTCGGCGCAGCCTTCGACCTCGTCAGCGGTGGCGAAATCCGCCGCGTGCTCGCCGCCGGTGCCGACGTCAAACGCAGCGTCTTCGCCGGCGTCGGCAAAACCGAGCCCGAGATCAAACTCGCCCTCGAAAACGAGGTCTTCGCCTTCCACGTCGAGAGCGAACCCGAGCTCGCCCGCATCAACCACGTCGCCGGTAAACTTGGCGTAAAGGCGCCCATCGCCATCCGCATCAACCCCGACGTCGACGCCCACACCCACGCCAAGATCACCACCGGCAAGTCCGACAACAAGTTCGGCATCCCGCTCAAATTCGCCGCCGCCGCTTACGAGGCCGCCGCCAAATTCCCGAACATCGCCATCAAGGGCGTGCAGATGCACATCGGCTCCCAGCTCACCGACGTGAATCCCTTCGTCGAAGCCGTTTCCAAGGTCGCGCCCTTCGTCGCCGAGCTGAAGGCCAAGTACGGCATCACATATTTCTCCATCGGTGGCGGCATCGGCATCGTCTACAAGGACGCCCTCGCTTCCGGCCAGCAGTCCTGGTGGGACAACCAGCCCGCCGACAAACGCCCGCTCACGCCCGAAGTCTACGGCGCCGCTCTCCTCCCGCTCCTCAAGCCGCTCGGCCTGAAGATCCTCCTAGAGCCCGGCCGCAACCTCGTCGGCAACGCCGGCGTCCTCCTCTCCCGCGTCGAGTACCTGAAGCGTGGCAACGGCCGCAACTTCCTCATCGTCGACGCCGCCATGAACGACCTCGTGCGCCCCGCGATGTACGAAAGCTACCACGAGATCGTCCCGCTCCACCGCGACACCACCCGTCCCGCGCTCGTCGCCGACATCGTCGGACCGATCTGCGAAAGCGGCGACTGCTTCGCCAAAGAACGCCAGCTCCAGCAAGTCGGCGAAGGCGAGTACATCGCCTTCATGAGCGGTGGCGCTTACGGCTACGCGATGGCCAGCCGCTACAACACCCGCGGCACCGCCGCCGAAGTGCTGGTGAAAGGCTCCACCTTCGAACTCGTGAACGCCCGCGAATCCTTCGAAACGATCATCGCCAACGAAAAAATCCCCGCCTTCCTCAAATAA
- the panB gene encoding 3-methyl-2-oxobutanoate hydroxymethyltransferase has translation MKTTVHTLRKLKGQRPIVAVTAYDAIIARFASDAGVDIVLVGDSVGNVLLGFDTTVPVTLDMICHHTAAVARAKPNALIAADVPFGEAHYDFEKVLRACQRLLQEAGAEAVKIEGGASMAPTIARLVEAGVPVWAHIGLQPQQIHALGRYKKFGTNSAEADSLLADAVALEKAGAFALLIELTDAAVAQKISAAVKIPVIGIGAGPNCDGQILVYTDLLGLTPGYVPAFAKQFADAGAQMKAGFTAYTEAVRARKFPE, from the coding sequence TTGAAAACCACCGTCCACACGCTCCGTAAGCTCAAAGGCCAGCGGCCCATCGTCGCCGTCACCGCTTACGACGCCATCATCGCGCGCTTCGCCAGCGACGCCGGTGTGGACATCGTTCTCGTCGGCGACTCCGTCGGCAACGTCCTCCTCGGCTTCGACACCACCGTGCCGGTCACGCTCGACATGATCTGCCACCACACGGCCGCCGTCGCCCGTGCGAAACCCAACGCCCTCATCGCCGCCGACGTCCCCTTCGGCGAAGCCCACTACGATTTCGAAAAAGTCCTCCGCGCCTGCCAGCGCCTCCTGCAGGAAGCCGGCGCCGAAGCCGTGAAAATCGAAGGCGGCGCCTCCATGGCTCCGACCATCGCCCGCCTCGTCGAAGCCGGCGTCCCCGTCTGGGCTCACATCGGACTTCAGCCGCAACAAATCCACGCTCTCGGCCGCTACAAAAAATTCGGCACCAACTCCGCCGAAGCCGACTCGCTCCTCGCCGACGCCGTCGCCCTCGAAAAAGCCGGTGCCTTCGCCCTCCTCATCGAACTGACCGACGCCGCCGTCGCCCAAAAAATCTCCGCCGCCGTTAAAATCCCCGTGATCGGCATCGGCGCCGGCCCCAACTGCGACGGCCAGATCCTCGTCTACACCGACCTCCTCGGCCTCACGCCGGGTTACGTCCCCGCCTTCGCCAAACAATTCGCCGACGCCGGCGCCCAAATGAAAGCCGGCTTCACCGCCTACACCGAAGCCGTCAGAGCGCGGAAATTTCCCGAGTAG
- a CDS encoding DUF2007 domain-containing protein, which translates to MKTVLTCNNPAEAAVVSSILEAEGIETFVPQENTPQPIAGFPGGFQVKVQDEQFERALEILRAGGFAPTALLESSLSPRISHPKLPLFRWLLITHVILAIGIWFNAQKVDTRIPYQVRDYLDSLAPSLELWGLGYLGWMIGFGIDLVGSVILFFRSRFGLWVFAGGLALQTLWLWVFPGGIVYGAWSMIGTIDITLAGFLFGWAWSDKALLFSEKLEAKPSE; encoded by the coding sequence ATGAAAACCGTACTCACGTGCAACAACCCCGCAGAAGCCGCCGTTGTGAGTTCGATTCTTGAGGCTGAAGGTATCGAGACCTTTGTTCCTCAAGAGAACACACCACAACCAATCGCCGGGTTCCCCGGTGGATTTCAGGTTAAGGTGCAGGACGAGCAGTTTGAGCGGGCCCTCGAAATACTTCGTGCCGGCGGATTTGCTCCAACCGCCCTGCTTGAATCATCGCTTTCACCCCGAATTTCGCATCCCAAGCTCCCTCTCTTCCGCTGGCTCCTGATTACGCATGTAATTTTGGCCATCGGAATCTGGTTCAACGCGCAAAAAGTGGATACACGCATCCCCTACCAGGTGAGAGACTATCTGGACTCGCTTGCTCCTTCCTTGGAACTCTGGGGCCTTGGGTATCTAGGTTGGATGATCGGATTCGGGATCGATTTGGTCGGCAGTGTTATTCTGTTTTTCCGATCCAGGTTCGGGCTTTGGGTATTCGCTGGAGGGCTGGCACTCCAAACCCTCTGGCTTTGGGTTTTCCCTGGGGGAATAGTCTATGGCGCTTGGTCGATGATCGGCACCATTGATATTACCTTGGCAGGTTTTCTCTTTGGATGGGCTTGGTCGGACAAAGCCCTGCTGTTTTCAGAAAAACTGGAGGCTAAGCCCTCAGAATAA
- a CDS encoding NAD(P)H-dependent glycerol-3-phosphate dehydrogenase translates to MNFAIIGAGAWGTAFAIHLSRLNHTVTLCPRRFEQALAISSARENTDYLPGIPLPPSIQLGHELTPVLMEAEVILLACPSQVLRETCERIRDNLSLATQLRYIVSLSKGLEVGTHLRPTEIISATLPQYGAGALTGPTNAAEFARGQPAAMTLGISHLNDFAAAVQTALSGPTLRVYTTDDVAGVEIGSCLKNVYAIAAGCCDGLKLGDNAKAALLTRALAEMVRVGQALGARPETFYGLSGFGDLVATCHGGWSRNREFGQRLGEGRTTAELLAGRKTVVEGYKTAESFNELCNARGIDAPILREIRAMLRDSKPPAQVLASLMGRELKRE, encoded by the coding sequence ATGAATTTCGCCATCATCGGAGCCGGTGCCTGGGGCACGGCGTTCGCCATCCACCTCAGCCGCCTCAACCACACCGTCACGCTCTGCCCGCGACGCTTTGAGCAGGCGCTCGCCATCTCCTCCGCCCGCGAAAACACCGACTACCTCCCCGGCATCCCGCTCCCGCCCAGTATCCAACTCGGCCACGAACTCACGCCGGTCCTCATGGAAGCCGAGGTCATCCTCCTCGCCTGCCCCTCCCAGGTCCTCCGCGAAACCTGCGAACGCATCCGCGACAACCTCTCCCTCGCCACGCAACTCCGCTACATCGTGAGCCTCTCGAAAGGCCTCGAAGTCGGCACGCACCTCCGCCCCACCGAAATCATTTCCGCCACGCTCCCGCAGTACGGCGCCGGCGCGCTCACCGGCCCGACCAACGCCGCCGAATTCGCCCGCGGCCAGCCCGCCGCCATGACGCTCGGCATCTCCCACCTCAACGATTTCGCCGCCGCCGTCCAAACCGCGCTCAGCGGCCCGACCCTCCGCGTCTACACGACCGACGACGTCGCCGGCGTCGAAATCGGCAGCTGCCTCAAAAACGTTTACGCCATCGCCGCCGGTTGCTGCGACGGACTCAAACTCGGCGACAACGCCAAAGCCGCGCTCCTCACCCGTGCCCTAGCCGAAATGGTCCGCGTCGGCCAGGCCCTCGGCGCGCGCCCCGAAACCTTCTACGGCCTCAGCGGCTTCGGCGACCTCGTGGCAACGTGTCACGGCGGCTGGAGCCGCAACCGCGAATTCGGTCAACGCCTCGGCGAAGGCCGCACCACCGCCGAGCTCCTCGCCGGACGCAAAACCGTCGTCGAAGGCTACAAAACCGCCGAGTCCTTCAACGAACTCTGCAACGCCCGCGGCATCGACGCCCCCATCCTCCGCGAGATCCGCGCCATGCTCCGCGACTCCAAGCCCCCCGCCCAAGTCCTCGCGAGCCTCATGGGCCGCGAACTCAAGCGCGAGTGA
- the aat gene encoding leucyl/phenylalanyl-tRNA--protein transferase translates to MRLTFPSLREIAAGPEEIVWTDATALTVENLRAAYRTGIFPWPSLPGELIPWCSPDPRAVLVFDELTPGRTLEKTVRRGGLTFTIDRAFSSVIAACAAAPRPGQDGTWIAPAIIAAYTALHHAGVAHSVEVWRDKKLIGGLYGVDAGGVFCGESMFHHEPNASKLAIIHLTQHLASRGSSWMDIQQLTPHMQRLGAREVPRERYLAALERELTTARALF, encoded by the coding sequence ATGCGCCTCACCTTCCCCAGCCTCCGCGAAATCGCCGCCGGCCCTGAGGAAATCGTCTGGACCGACGCTACTGCGCTAACCGTCGAAAACCTCCGCGCCGCCTACCGCACCGGCATCTTTCCTTGGCCCAGCCTTCCGGGTGAACTGATCCCTTGGTGCTCTCCCGATCCGCGTGCCGTCCTCGTCTTCGACGAACTCACACCCGGACGCACCCTCGAAAAAACCGTCCGGCGCGGCGGCCTCACCTTTACCATCGACCGCGCTTTCTCCTCCGTAATCGCCGCCTGCGCCGCCGCCCCGCGCCCCGGTCAAGACGGCACCTGGATCGCCCCCGCGATCATCGCCGCCTACACTGCACTCCATCACGCCGGAGTCGCCCACAGCGTCGAAGTCTGGCGCGACAAAAAACTCATCGGTGGTCTCTACGGCGTCGATGCCGGTGGCGTCTTCTGCGGCGAAAGCATGTTCCACCACGAACCCAACGCCTCGAAACTCGCCATCATTCACCTCACCCAACACCTCGCGTCCCGCGGTTCCAGTTGGATGGACATCCAGCAACTCACCCCGCACATGCAACGCCTCGGCGCCCGCGAAGTCCCCCGCGAACGCTACCTCGCCGCCCTCGAACGTGAACTCACCACCGCTCGCGCTCTCTTCTAA
- a CDS encoding solute symporter family protein codes for MDLLNTSSSLTLPLAMFANVDPWIFAFSAITVVITVWMGFRSAKTSKTAGDFFVAGRSVSVGWNASAISGEYLSAASFMGIAGMVMAVGYDALWYPVCYACGYLFLLLFIAGPLRRFGAYTIPDFAEGRYDSPIFRKIAVVFVMFIGLFYTLPQMKGAGTTLAYIFPGLPYWVGVAVVGAVITLNVALGGMKGITLVQAMQYWMKMFAISVPVFVLMAVFGGYGKNLGANDGRTLAAAMNPVAEISAPAVAGAGTPAEVARHPLPAKAPSDEAWIAPFGPLTTKAAKAAGLSAEESKPLSLVYTYSLIIALVCGTAGLPHILVRFYTNPDGAAAKRTTMWVMILIGVFYVFPPVMGVIGRNLLPELYAATGAKGTDKIVLELPRIINERYGVWGSVLSGIACAGAFAAFMSTFSGLLVSMTSALAHDVYGRMLRPQSTPEQRMKMFKFAAIGIGGLSVLLGSQVEQLQINFMVGQAFAIAAASYFPLLFMSVWWRGMTMKGAATGMLSGGIAALICTTIINLGDLKIVDLAAFWAAHPLLRILCEQPAIWAVPLAIGLMIVVSKLTASQIPGNIRMKMLVLHAPEKLGLKQEYIQEQQSGMGH; via the coding sequence ATGGATCTCCTGAACACTTCTTCTTCACTCACGCTGCCACTGGCGATGTTTGCGAATGTCGATCCGTGGATCTTCGCGTTCTCGGCGATCACGGTGGTGATCACGGTGTGGATGGGTTTTCGCTCGGCGAAGACCTCCAAGACTGCGGGCGATTTTTTCGTCGCGGGGCGCTCTGTTTCGGTCGGCTGGAACGCGTCGGCGATCTCCGGCGAATATCTTTCGGCGGCGTCGTTCATGGGTATCGCGGGCATGGTCATGGCGGTCGGCTATGACGCGTTGTGGTATCCGGTTTGTTATGCCTGCGGTTATCTTTTCCTGCTGCTGTTCATCGCGGGACCGCTGCGCCGCTTCGGTGCTTATACGATCCCGGATTTCGCTGAGGGCCGTTACGACTCGCCGATCTTTAGAAAGATCGCGGTGGTTTTCGTGATGTTCATCGGTCTGTTCTACACGCTGCCGCAGATGAAGGGCGCGGGCACGACGCTCGCGTATATTTTCCCCGGTCTGCCGTACTGGGTCGGTGTCGCGGTGGTGGGCGCGGTGATCACGCTCAATGTCGCGCTGGGCGGCATGAAGGGCATCACGCTCGTGCAGGCGATGCAGTACTGGATGAAGATGTTCGCGATCAGCGTGCCGGTTTTCGTGCTGATGGCGGTCTTCGGCGGGTACGGAAAAAATCTCGGTGCCAACGACGGGCGCACGCTCGCGGCGGCGATGAATCCGGTGGCGGAAATTTCCGCTCCGGCCGTGGCTGGAGCCGGAACTCCGGCGGAGGTCGCGCGCCATCCGTTGCCCGCGAAAGCGCCGTCGGATGAGGCGTGGATCGCGCCGTTTGGTCCGCTCACGACCAAGGCTGCGAAGGCGGCGGGGCTGTCGGCGGAAGAGAGCAAGCCGCTCTCGTTGGTTTATACTTACTCGCTGATCATCGCGCTGGTGTGCGGGACGGCGGGGTTGCCGCATATTCTGGTGCGTTTCTACACGAACCCCGACGGCGCCGCGGCCAAGCGGACGACGATGTGGGTCATGATTTTGATCGGCGTGTTTTATGTTTTCCCGCCGGTGATGGGTGTGATCGGGCGCAATTTACTGCCTGAACTTTATGCGGCGACGGGCGCGAAGGGCACGGACAAGATCGTGCTGGAGCTGCCGCGCATCATCAACGAGCGCTACGGCGTGTGGGGCTCGGTGCTGAGCGGCATCGCGTGCGCGGGTGCGTTCGCGGCGTTCATGAGCACGTTCTCAGGCTTGCTCGTTTCGATGACGAGCGCGCTGGCGCACGATGTTTACGGGCGCATGTTGCGTCCGCAGTCCACGCCGGAGCAGCGCATGAAGATGTTCAAATTCGCGGCGATCGGGATCGGCGGTTTGTCGGTGTTGCTGGGTTCGCAGGTCGAACAGCTTCAAATTAACTTCATGGTCGGGCAGGCGTTCGCGATCGCGGCGGCGAGTTATTTCCCGCTGTTGTTCATGAGTGTCTGGTGGCGTGGGATGACGATGAAGGGCGCGGCGACGGGTATGTTGAGCGGCGGTATCGCGGCGCTGATCTGCACGACGATCATCAATCTCGGCGATTTGAAGATCGTGGATCTGGCGGCGTTCTGGGCGGCGCATCCGCTGCTCCGCATTCTGTGCGAGCAGCCGGCGATCTGGGCGGTGCCATTGGCGATCGGCTTGATGATCGTGGTGTCGAAGCTGACGGCGTCGCAGATTCCTGGAAACATCCGGATGAAGATGCTCGTGCTGCACGCGCCGGAAAAACTCGGCCTCAAGCAGGAGTATATTCAGGAGCAGCAGTCGGGGATGGGACACTGA
- a CDS encoding DUF485 domain-containing protein: MSSSTPPSHDPVHSEAFLALLMRRQLKLSVACAAAFLVVLLGLPLANYFAPELMATRVAGFTLTWLILGVVFFPVVWVISFVFIKRSMGLEADEVRQIEKERQG, from the coding sequence ATGTCGTCTAGCACCCCGCCCTCCCACGACCCGGTGCATAGTGAAGCGTTTCTCGCTTTGCTGATGCGCCGACAACTCAAACTTTCCGTCGCGTGCGCCGCGGCGTTTTTAGTCGTCCTGCTCGGACTGCCGCTCGCCAATTATTTTGCGCCCGAGCTGATGGCCACGCGTGTGGCGGGATTCACGCTGACGTGGTTGATCCTCGGCGTGGTTTTCTTCCCGGTGGTGTGGGTGATCTCGTTTGTCTTCATCAAGCGCTCGATGGGGCTTGAGGCGGATGAAGTGCGGCAGATCGAAAAAGAAAGGCAGGGCTGA
- a CDS encoding inositol monophosphatase has product MTAPQLTRARLLLCDLQNHIRDTILAARAREASKFARIAAVTAADTIYHIDKLSEHAIIEWFEKNWPRSWPVELVMEGIEDGHNLTFPFGTPVARTDWKCILDPIDGTRGLMYDKRSAWILAGLAPQRGPRTTLRDIAVAAMTELPTSKQWRADQFSAIRGGGPRGVLATAVNILTGKSTKLSVRPSQARDFKHGFACVSKFFPDGKTLLAAFEEKLWAALHPPAKNQPGVAASVGDSPLVFDDQYISTGGQLYELLAGHDRLIADLRPLVFKKLGLHSSLVCHPYDICTALILTEAGGLVENPLNGAAVTTPLDTTSAVTWIGYANPSLAKLARPIVKRLLGAFA; this is encoded by the coding sequence ATGACCGCCCCCCAACTCACCCGCGCCCGCCTCCTCCTCTGCGATCTTCAAAATCACATCCGTGACACGATCCTCGCCGCCCGCGCCCGCGAAGCCTCGAAATTTGCCCGCATCGCCGCCGTCACCGCCGCCGACACCATCTACCACATCGATAAACTCAGCGAACACGCCATCATCGAGTGGTTCGAAAAAAACTGGCCCCGCTCCTGGCCCGTCGAACTCGTCATGGAAGGCATCGAGGACGGCCACAACCTCACCTTCCCGTTCGGCACGCCCGTCGCCCGCACCGACTGGAAATGCATCCTCGACCCCATCGACGGCACCCGCGGCCTCATGTACGACAAACGCTCCGCCTGGATTCTCGCCGGCCTCGCCCCGCAACGCGGCCCGCGCACCACGCTCCGCGACATCGCCGTCGCCGCCATGACCGAGCTCCCCACCAGCAAACAATGGCGCGCCGACCAGTTCAGCGCCATCCGCGGCGGCGGCCCTCGCGGCGTCCTCGCCACAGCCGTCAATATCCTCACCGGTAAATCCACAAAGCTCTCCGTCCGCCCCTCGCAGGCTCGCGACTTCAAACACGGCTTCGCCTGCGTCTCGAAATTCTTCCCCGACGGCAAAACCCTCCTCGCCGCCTTCGAGGAAAAACTCTGGGCCGCTCTCCATCCGCCCGCCAAAAACCAGCCGGGCGTCGCTGCCTCTGTCGGCGACTCCCCGCTCGTCTTCGACGACCAATACATCAGCACCGGCGGCCAGCTCTACGAACTCCTCGCCGGCCACGACCGCCTCATCGCCGACCTCCGCCCGCTCGTTTTCAAAAAACTCGGCCTCCACTCCTCGCTTGTCTGCCACCCGTACGACATCTGCACCGCCCTCATCCTCACCGAAGCCGGCGGACTCGTCGAAAATCCCCTCAACGGAGCCGCCGTCACCACGCCGCTCGACACGACCTCCGCCGTCACCTGGATCGGCTACGCCAATCCCTCCCTCGCCAAACTCGCCCGCCCCATCGTCAAACGCCTCCTCGGCGCTTTTGCGTAA
- a CDS encoding SET domain-containing protein, with the protein MSATTVKKKIKAGVSAGAQLIAKQRRRTSTPWAVVRGSAIHGRGLYAVKTIPDGTRIIAYDGEVITKAESDRREARRLAREEAGKDGCVYVFELNKRHDIDGSMSWNTARLINHSCKPNCRTEIVRGKIWIIAKREIAAGEELFFDYRYGFATWREHPCRCGTERCVGFIVAGEYRWRVRKILKAERVAAKKAERITQKRRGGV; encoded by the coding sequence ATGAGCGCGACTACAGTGAAGAAAAAAATTAAAGCGGGTGTGAGTGCAGGCGCGCAGTTGATCGCGAAGCAGCGGAGGCGGACGTCCACGCCCTGGGCGGTGGTGCGCGGTTCGGCGATTCACGGGCGCGGATTGTACGCGGTGAAGACGATCCCGGATGGGACGCGGATCATCGCGTACGATGGCGAGGTGATCACGAAGGCGGAGTCGGACCGGCGCGAGGCGCGACGGCTGGCGCGCGAAGAGGCGGGGAAGGATGGGTGCGTGTATGTTTTTGAGCTGAACAAGCGTCACGACATCGACGGCTCGATGAGCTGGAACACGGCGAGGCTGATCAATCATTCGTGCAAGCCGAACTGCCGGACGGAGATTGTGCGCGGGAAGATCTGGATCATCGCGAAGCGCGAGATCGCGGCGGGCGAAGAGCTTTTTTTTGATTATCGCTATGGTTTCGCGACGTGGCGGGAGCATCCGTGCCGGTGCGGGACGGAGCGGTGCGTGGGGTTCATCGTGGCGGGCGAGTATCGCTGGCGGGTGCGCAAGATTTTGAAGGCGGAGCGGGTGGCGGCGAAGAAGGCGGAGCGGATTACGCAAAAGCGCCGAGGAGGCGTTTGA
- a CDS encoding exodeoxyribonuclease III, with product MKMVSWNVNGIRAALKKGFAEYMASVGADVICLQETKCHPGDVQHVAWETGYEPVWASAVKKGYSGTAIFSRVKPKSVTTGIGLADHDQEGRVITAEFADFYVVNVYQPNSQRGLTRLEYRTQEWDPAFLAFLKKLEKKKPVIFCGDLNVAHQDIDLKNPKTNRRNAGFTDEERTNFSKVLEAGFVDTFREFEKGPDHYTWWSQMMNCRARNIGWRVDYFVASEKLKPALKRAWISPEVMGSDHCPVGLEVG from the coding sequence ATGAAGATGGTTTCCTGGAACGTGAATGGCATCCGCGCGGCCCTGAAGAAAGGGTTTGCGGAGTATATGGCGTCGGTCGGCGCGGACGTGATTTGCCTCCAGGAGACGAAGTGCCATCCGGGCGACGTGCAGCATGTGGCTTGGGAAACCGGATACGAGCCGGTGTGGGCGAGCGCGGTGAAGAAGGGGTACAGCGGCACGGCGATTTTCAGCCGGGTGAAGCCGAAGAGTGTGACGACGGGCATCGGGCTGGCGGATCATGACCAGGAAGGGCGAGTGATCACGGCGGAGTTCGCGGACTTTTATGTGGTGAATGTTTATCAGCCGAATTCGCAGCGCGGGCTGACACGGCTGGAGTATCGGACGCAGGAGTGGGACCCGGCGTTTCTGGCGTTCTTGAAGAAGCTGGAGAAGAAGAAGCCGGTGATTTTCTGCGGCGACCTGAACGTGGCGCACCAGGACATCGACCTGAAAAATCCGAAGACCAACCGCCGCAATGCGGGATTCACGGATGAGGAGCGGACTAATTTTTCCAAGGTACTGGAGGCGGGATTCGTGGACACGTTTCGCGAGTTCGAGAAGGGGCCGGATCACTATACGTGGTGGAGCCAGATGATGAACTGCCGGGCGCGGAACATCGGGTGGCGCGTCGATTATTTTGTCGCGAGCGAGAAGCTGAAGCCTGCGTTGAAGCGGGCGTGGATCAGCCCGGAGGTGATGGGCAGCGATCACTGTCCGGTGGGGTTGGAGGTCGGCTGA